The Acyrthosiphon pisum isolate AL4f unplaced genomic scaffold, pea_aphid_22Mar2018_4r6ur Scaffold_11828;HRSCAF=12451, whole genome shotgun sequence genome has a window encoding:
- the LOC103311648 gene encoding uncharacterized protein LOC103311648: MLLRNIDPKRQLCNGTRLVVTELRPHNFKARKLSGADDGQDDIILPAFALTSGEEDDLPFQMKRIQFPVRLSFAMTINKSQGQTFDRVGLLLPSPAFSHGQLYVAFSRVRDAQSVSRHALRWKWSIC, from the coding sequence ATGTTACTGAGAAACATTGATCCGAAAAGACAACTTTGCAACGGGACGAGGTTGGTGGTCACTGAACTGCGGCCACACAACTTCAAGGCGAGGAAGTTATCCGGCGCCGACGACGGGCAGGACGACATAATCTTACCCGCCTTTGCTTTGACTTCCGGTGAGGAAGACGATTTGCCTTTTCAAATGAAGCGGATTCAATTTCCGGTACGGTTGTCGTTTGCCATGACAATCAACAAGTCTCAGGGTCAAACGTTCGACAGAGTCGGTTTGCTCCTGCCGTCACCCGCCTTCAGCCACGGACAGCTGTACGTTGCGTTTTCAAGAGTGAGGGACGCGCAATCCGTCAGTCGGCATGCACTGCGATGGAAATGGTCGATTTGTTAA